A single genomic interval of Roseomonas aeriglobus harbors:
- a CDS encoding OmpH family outer membrane protein — translation MKTVFATALFAATAMTPTLAAAQALPDAKIAVVDSDRIFAECTACRAANTQLQAQRNQLQTLAQQLGTPLQTEAQSLQTAVNAVKGTPDAALQTRINAFQTRQQQAQQQVATQEQTFQRNVAYVRQQIGERLGPVITQVATQRGATIAVDKNNTFYNAPAVEITDAVLAALNAALPSVSVTAPAQAAPATTAPAATPTPAPTRPATGR, via the coding sequence ATGAAGACCGTTTTTGCCACCGCCCTGTTCGCCGCGACGGCGATGACCCCGACGCTGGCCGCCGCGCAGGCGCTGCCCGACGCGAAGATCGCCGTCGTCGATTCGGACCGGATCTTTGCCGAATGCACCGCGTGCCGGGCGGCCAACACCCAGCTGCAGGCGCAGCGTAACCAGTTGCAGACGCTGGCTCAGCAGCTCGGAACGCCGCTGCAGACCGAAGCGCAGTCGCTGCAGACCGCGGTGAACGCCGTCAAGGGCACCCCGGACGCCGCGCTCCAGACCCGCATCAACGCGTTCCAGACGCGCCAGCAGCAGGCACAGCAGCAGGTCGCGACGCAGGAGCAGACGTTCCAGCGTAACGTCGCCTATGTCCGCCAGCAGATCGGCGAGCGCCTGGGCCCGGTGATCACGCAGGTCGCGACCCAGCGCGGCGCGACGATCGCGGTCGACAAGAACAACACCTTCTACAACGCCCCCGCGGTCGAGATCACCGACGCCGTGCTCGCGGCGCTGAACGCGGCGCTGCCGTCGGTCAGCGTGACCGCCCCGGCGCAGGCTGCCCCCGCAACGACCGCGCCGGCCGCGACGCCGACCCCGGCCCCGACCCGGCCTGCCACCGGCCGATGA
- a CDS encoding AAA family ATPase yields the protein MKDGTSAEDLERFGSIINAADSYTEHSRSGRGWHVWVRAEVGPGRRRDGVEVYSQERFIICTGDVVRDQPVADRQALVTNMVGQMEPPAPDILLTGEDQPNHELASLARADGGALGRLFRGEGLERYESQSEADLALVMLLLPRTSSLRECWATFRLSALGQRAKAGRPDYMRSTLAVAAARVTEQAEQSRRGAEIAAGLVATMRPEAGGLPAPPPLRLLVDSDLDALPKLRWLVKGIIPDAGIGAIYGASGTFKSFLIFDLLSHISNGLEWFGHRVKAAPAVYVPFEGQGGVPNRVRAWRTAQTAKRYPDNLATFEPDNDIRSHVAVIMEPLNLREQADRERLVSGLKAQGWAGGVLCIDTLAHASAGIEENSSAMGEMISIFRELQQQLGGVILLVHHSGKDETKGMRGWSGLHAAMDFVVECQKEGDPAERMASFRLAKVKDGTTGTSFPFQMQLVHIGVDEDGDPITSLTLRRAVPGEKPEHPFQTNKGGKGTKAALREIDALTSQLDDNFVLKWAREQVQAGAFPSKNSLKAQLGEMKATGYAITQDRVLGAVERLFAKRKLTHEPKSPNGNPWLRPEEAAPEGSPA from the coding sequence GTGAAGGATGGCACGTCTGCTGAGGACCTGGAACGCTTCGGGAGCATAATCAACGCGGCGGACAGCTACACTGAACATTCCCGGTCGGGACGAGGGTGGCACGTCTGGGTGCGAGCCGAGGTGGGGCCAGGGCGCAGGCGCGACGGTGTTGAGGTATATTCCCAGGAGCGCTTCATCATCTGCACTGGTGACGTGGTGCGCGATCAACCAGTCGCCGACCGGCAAGCCCTCGTCACCAACATGGTGGGGCAGATGGAGCCGCCAGCGCCCGACATCCTGCTCACCGGTGAGGACCAGCCTAACCACGAACTAGCGTCGCTCGCGCGTGCGGACGGTGGGGCGCTCGGGCGACTCTTTCGGGGAGAGGGCCTCGAACGGTACGAATCCCAGTCTGAGGCCGACCTTGCGCTTGTGATGCTGCTGCTGCCGCGGACTAGTTCCCTTCGCGAGTGTTGGGCGACCTTCCGACTGTCAGCCCTCGGGCAGCGGGCCAAGGCGGGCCGACCCGACTACATGCGGAGCACGCTGGCGGTTGCCGCCGCGCGGGTTACGGAGCAGGCCGAGCAGTCGCGACGCGGTGCTGAAATCGCCGCGGGCCTTGTGGCGACGATGCGGCCGGAGGCGGGCGGACTGCCTGCGCCGCCTCCGCTCCGCCTTCTGGTGGACAGCGACCTCGACGCACTGCCGAAGCTGCGTTGGCTGGTGAAGGGCATCATTCCCGACGCCGGGATCGGCGCGATCTATGGAGCGTCTGGCACCTTCAAGTCGTTCCTCATCTTCGATCTGCTTTCACACATTTCAAATGGACTTGAATGGTTCGGTCATCGGGTGAAGGCCGCCCCGGCCGTCTACGTGCCGTTTGAGGGTCAGGGCGGCGTTCCCAACCGCGTCAGGGCGTGGCGCACCGCACAGACGGCCAAACGCTACCCCGACAACCTCGCGACATTTGAACCGGATAACGACATCCGCTCGCACGTAGCCGTTATCATGGAGCCCTTAAACCTGCGCGAACAGGCTGACCGCGAGAGGCTGGTCTCGGGGCTGAAAGCACAAGGCTGGGCGGGGGGCGTCTTGTGCATCGACACGCTGGCACATGCGTCAGCTGGGATCGAGGAGAACAGCAGTGCGATGGGAGAGATGATCTCAATCTTCCGCGAGCTTCAGCAGCAGCTCGGCGGTGTGATCCTGCTCGTGCACCACAGCGGCAAGGACGAGACGAAGGGGATGCGCGGCTGGTCAGGGCTGCACGCCGCCATGGACTTCGTCGTGGAGTGCCAGAAGGAAGGCGACCCGGCCGAGAGGATGGCGAGCTTCCGACTGGCGAAGGTGAAGGACGGTACCACCGGCACGAGCTTCCCCTTCCAGATGCAGTTGGTACACATCGGCGTCGATGAGGACGGGGACCCCATCACCTCGCTGACGCTGCGTCGGGCGGTGCCGGGGGAGAAGCCGGAGCATCCGTTCCAGACCAACAAGGGCGGAAAGGGGACGAAGGCCGCCCTCCGCGAGATCGATGCGCTGACTTCGCAGCTCGACGACAACTTCGTTCTGAAGTGGGCTCGCGAGCAGGTGCAGGCTGGCGCATTCCCGAGCAAGAACAGCCTGAAGGCACAGCTCGGCGAGATGAAGGCGACTGGGTATGCCATCACGCAGGACCGCGTGCTCGGGGCCGTCGAGCGCTTGTTCGCGAAACGCAAGCTGACGCACGAGCCGAAGTCGCCGAACGGCAACCCGTGGCTGCGTCCAGAGGAGGCAGCGCCGGAGGGTTCGCCAGCGTAG
- a CDS encoding integrase family protein: MTTQPKRAKLTKGYVDKIGPGPKDEFHWDTDVKGFGVRVTPRGKLTFIVQGRVENTDATPRITIGPYGVFTVDQAREQAREHLRTMRQGIDPRDLKKQDAALAVTLRTVADAYVDRPGKLKASSRSAITRHVTTTFADWADKPILSITEDMCKARYRKMLTEGLRGKKGAPGQANQGFSVLGALINYAGRQYRRGDGTPLIAHNPVGVLKDDRVRLKARTSRVLDNKVGAAWLALRQWRAVAHNRDTASSIDRVRFLFLTGLRIGEASSLKWDQVHLDDGWFHLPNPKNGNPVSMPLAAQAVELLRARPRVEGNPYVFPSWGKAGHIKDPRDLMRKLSEVAGNKVTPHDVRRTYTNVALRQCRVEKFRVDLLTNHITRDVTAEHYFDTTNLQWLQPEADMVGDWLDQQAAVAESQASGANVVALRA, from the coding sequence ATGACTACACAGCCGAAGCGGGCGAAACTGACCAAGGGCTACGTCGATAAGATCGGCCCCGGCCCCAAGGACGAGTTCCACTGGGACACCGATGTGAAAGGGTTCGGCGTGCGCGTCACGCCGCGGGGCAAGCTGACCTTCATCGTGCAGGGTAGGGTGGAGAACACCGACGCCACGCCCCGAATCACCATCGGCCCCTACGGCGTCTTCACGGTGGACCAAGCGCGCGAGCAGGCGCGGGAGCACCTGCGCACGATGCGCCAGGGCATCGATCCGCGCGACCTCAAGAAGCAGGACGCCGCGCTGGCCGTCACGCTCCGCACCGTCGCAGACGCCTACGTGGACCGACCGGGCAAGCTGAAGGCCAGCAGCCGCAGCGCCATCACACGGCACGTCACCACCACGTTCGCGGACTGGGCAGACAAGCCGATCCTCTCGATCACCGAGGACATGTGCAAGGCGCGCTACCGCAAGATGCTCACGGAGGGGCTGCGCGGGAAGAAGGGAGCGCCAGGGCAGGCCAACCAGGGCTTCTCCGTCTTGGGGGCGCTGATCAACTATGCAGGTCGCCAGTACCGGCGCGGCGACGGGACGCCGCTGATCGCGCACAACCCCGTCGGGGTGCTCAAGGACGATCGCGTGCGGCTCAAGGCGCGCACCAGCCGCGTGCTGGACAACAAGGTGGGCGCGGCCTGGCTGGCGCTGCGGCAGTGGCGGGCGGTGGCCCACAACCGCGACACCGCCTCCAGCATCGACCGCGTGCGCTTCCTCTTTCTCACGGGCCTACGCATCGGTGAGGCGTCGTCGCTCAAGTGGGATCAGGTGCATCTGGACGACGGGTGGTTCCACCTACCGAACCCCAAGAACGGCAACCCCGTGTCGATGCCGCTCGCTGCCCAGGCCGTGGAGCTGCTTCGTGCCCGGCCACGGGTCGAGGGCAACCCCTACGTCTTCCCCTCTTGGGGCAAGGCGGGCCACATCAAGGACCCCCGCGACCTCATGCGCAAGCTGAGCGAGGTCGCAGGCAACAAGGTCACGCCTCACGACGTGAGGCGCACATACACGAACGTCGCCCTGCGGCAGTGCCGAGTTGAGAAATTCAGGGTCGACCTGCTGACGAACCACATCACGCGCGACGTCACCGCCGAGCACTACTTCGACACGACGAACCTCCAGTGGCTCCAGCCCGAGGCCGACATGGTGGGCGACTGGCTGGATCAGCAGGCCGCGGTCGCCGAGTCCCAGGCCAGCGGCGCGAACGTGGTTGCGCTCCGGGCATAA
- the fabZ gene encoding 3-hydroxyacyl-ACP dehydratase FabZ, whose translation MSDGADSAVTAIGPLDTARVMAALPHRYPMLLVDRVEELILDRSIAAIKAVTINEGFFQGHFPGRPIMPGVLIVEALAQAAGVLAVESLGLAGTGKLVYFMSIDGVKFRKPVEPGVLLRLEVEFVQKRARVCKFAGKAKIDGELAAECEFTAMIADPPA comes from the coding sequence ATGAGTGACGGCGCGGACTCGGCCGTGACCGCGATTGGCCCGCTCGATACCGCGCGGGTCATGGCGGCGCTGCCGCATCGCTATCCGATGCTGCTGGTCGACCGCGTCGAGGAACTGATCCTCGACCGGTCGATCGCGGCGATCAAGGCGGTGACGATCAACGAAGGCTTCTTCCAGGGGCATTTCCCCGGCCGTCCGATCATGCCGGGCGTGCTGATCGTCGAGGCGCTGGCGCAGGCCGCCGGCGTGCTGGCGGTCGAGAGCCTGGGCCTCGCCGGCACCGGCAAGCTGGTGTATTTCATGTCGATCGACGGCGTGAAGTTTCGCAAGCCGGTCGAACCGGGCGTACTGCTGCGCCTTGAGGTCGAGTTCGTCCAGAAGCGTGCGCGTGTCTGCAAGTTTGCCGGCAAGGCGAAGATCGACGGCGAACTGGCGGCGGAATGCGAATTCACCGCGATGATCGCGGATCCGCCCGCCTGA
- a CDS encoding helix-turn-helix domain-containing protein: protein MSESVRLNDLLDNEQTSTLLGIKPNTLEIWRCKGKGPRFIKLGTEKQSPIRYWRTDVADWIERQSFASTSEYSPAAQTSMKSLNRSSADAGC from the coding sequence ATGTCCGAATCCGTTCGTCTGAACGACCTGCTCGATAACGAGCAAACCTCCACGCTGCTCGGCATCAAGCCGAACACCCTCGAAATCTGGCGCTGCAAAGGCAAAGGACCGCGCTTCATCAAGCTCGGAACCGAGAAGCAATCACCGATACGATATTGGCGCACCGACGTAGCCGACTGGATCGAGCGTCAATCGTTCGCCAGCACGAGCGAGTACAGCCCCGCTGCGCAGACCTCCATGAAATCACTTAACCGCTCGTCTGCCGACGCAGGCTGCTGA
- the bamA gene encoding outer membrane protein assembly factor BamA yields MTSNKRSTASVRGAAALLTGTILAGVPALAQAQTVSAPPAASAPADVTAPAVTRTIRSLRVEGSQRVEPDTILSYTKLRIGQDYTNETIDQAIKDLLASDLLADVSIAGVETGDLVVRVRENPIINRVVLEGNKRLKNDKIEKELKLKPRQIFTRTAVRADVARIVELYRRQGRFAAVVEPKMVSLDQNRVDVIFEIREGPKSKVRQINIIGNEVFKDSELKKEMYTKQASLMTVLSSNTSYDQDRLAADQQKLRGFYLTQGYADFRVISAVAELTPDKRDFIITYVVEEGPRYKFGDVTVDSDIRDFSDAALAASLPMKKGDWYDAKKVEDSVESLSEASGLFGYAFAEVEPEFQRSRENLTMTINFHIKEANRTYIEKIDITGNTQTQDRVIRREMRLAEGDAFNTFLVKRSTDRINSLGYFQDKFEIEQKPGSTPDRIALNANVEERATGELSLSAGFSSLERFIIQASIRQRNFRGKGQDLRASVNYSSYSKAIELGFTEPYLFDKNIALGATIFRRDLNAFNFTVSGDRNTTYSQVSTGFQLATGVPLTEFWTLSGRYNLSQDNVSLDQASYFSNGVCIAGRYLCEAIGNRLTSSIGLGLSFDSLNSRLRPTRGQRVSLSGDFAGLGGQVRYLRGVANAAKYWGLGRSGFIFSATAEGGYIHSLEKSRGPGIDPVRIVDRFYLGEPQFRGFDIRGVGPRIQSIPYTGTAAGGDQALVTDRNQIIDDALGGRAYYLTKAELEIPLGAGAREMGLRPSIFVQAGALFGVTRPLPTNNYPQARNADGSLRFNADGSPTLLGLTTYVKDDQGRQIYEFTTDTGAVGYTTCAVGSAATTGGPCVGSQINTPSLSTSTPIFERFVGDSARPRLSIGIGVNWNSPFGPLRIDLAKALLKEPGDDTKLLTFNVGTQF; encoded by the coding sequence GTGACTTCGAACAAGCGCTCGACAGCTTCGGTGCGTGGCGCCGCTGCGCTGCTGACCGGCACCATCCTGGCCGGCGTACCCGCGCTCGCCCAGGCTCAGACCGTCTCGGCCCCGCCGGCCGCTTCGGCACCCGCTGATGTTACCGCGCCGGCAGTGACCCGGACGATCCGGTCGCTCCGCGTCGAAGGCTCGCAGCGCGTCGAGCCTGATACGATCCTCAGCTACACCAAGCTGCGGATCGGCCAGGACTATACCAACGAGACGATCGACCAGGCGATCAAGGACCTGCTGGCGTCCGACCTGCTCGCCGACGTGTCGATCGCGGGCGTCGAGACCGGTGACCTGGTCGTGCGGGTGCGCGAGAACCCGATCATCAACCGCGTCGTGCTGGAAGGCAACAAGCGGCTGAAGAACGACAAGATCGAGAAGGAGCTGAAGCTCAAGCCGCGGCAGATCTTCACGCGCACCGCGGTTCGCGCCGACGTCGCGCGCATCGTCGAGCTGTATCGCCGCCAAGGTCGCTTCGCCGCCGTCGTCGAACCGAAAATGGTCAGTCTCGACCAGAACCGCGTCGACGTGATCTTCGAAATCCGCGAAGGACCGAAGTCGAAGGTTCGCCAGATCAACATCATCGGCAACGAGGTGTTCAAGGACAGCGAACTCAAGAAGGAGATGTACACGAAGCAGGCGAGTCTGATGACCGTGCTGTCGTCGAACACCTCCTACGACCAGGATCGTCTCGCGGCTGACCAGCAGAAGCTGCGCGGCTTCTACCTGACGCAGGGCTATGCCGACTTCCGCGTGATCTCCGCGGTCGCCGAGCTCACGCCGGACAAGCGCGACTTCATCATCACTTATGTGGTCGAGGAAGGCCCGCGCTATAAGTTCGGCGACGTAACCGTCGACAGCGACATCCGCGACTTCAGCGATGCCGCGCTGGCCGCTTCGCTGCCGATGAAGAAGGGCGACTGGTACGATGCGAAGAAGGTCGAGGATTCGGTCGAATCCCTGAGCGAAGCCTCGGGCCTGTTCGGCTATGCGTTCGCGGAGGTGGAACCCGAGTTCCAGCGCAGCCGCGAAAATCTGACGATGACGATCAACTTCCACATCAAGGAAGCCAATCGGACCTACATCGAAAAGATCGACATCACCGGCAACACGCAGACGCAGGATCGCGTGATCCGCCGCGAAATGCGTCTGGCCGAAGGCGACGCGTTCAACACCTTCCTGGTCAAGCGGTCGACCGACCGCATCAATTCGCTCGGCTATTTCCAGGACAAGTTCGAGATCGAGCAGAAGCCCGGCTCGACCCCGGACCGCATCGCGCTCAATGCCAATGTCGAGGAACGCGCGACCGGCGAATTGTCGCTGTCGGCGGGCTTCTCGAGCCTCGAGCGGTTCATCATCCAGGCGTCGATCCGCCAGCGCAACTTCCGCGGCAAGGGACAGGACCTGCGCGCCTCGGTCAATTATTCGAGCTATTCGAAGGCGATCGAGCTGGGCTTCACCGAGCCGTATCTGTTCGACAAGAACATCGCGCTGGGTGCGACGATCTTCCGGCGCGATCTGAACGCGTTCAACTTCACCGTCAGCGGTGACCGCAATACGACCTATTCGCAGGTGTCGACCGGCTTCCAGCTGGCGACCGGCGTCCCGCTGACCGAATTCTGGACGCTGTCGGGCCGGTACAATCTGTCGCAGGACAACGTCAGCCTCGATCAGGCGTCCTATTTCTCGAACGGGGTCTGCATCGCCGGCCGCTATCTGTGCGAGGCGATCGGCAACCGGCTGACGTCGTCGATCGGTCTCGGCCTCAGCTTCGACAGTCTCAACAGCCGCCTGCGCCCGACGCGCGGCCAGCGCGTGTCGCTCTCGGGCGACTTCGCTGGTCTGGGCGGCCAGGTGCGGTATCTGCGCGGCGTTGCGAATGCCGCGAAATACTGGGGTCTCGGTCGCAGCGGTTTCATCTTCTCGGCGACGGCAGAGGGCGGTTACATCCACAGTCTGGAAAAAAGCCGCGGCCCGGGCATCGATCCGGTGCGCATCGTCGACCGCTTCTACCTGGGTGAGCCGCAGTTCCGTGGCTTCGACATCCGCGGCGTCGGCCCGCGCATCCAGAGCATCCCCTATACCGGGACGGCGGCGGGTGGTGACCAGGCGCTGGTTACCGACCGCAACCAGATCATCGACGATGCGCTGGGCGGCCGGGCCTATTACCTCACCAAGGCAGAACTCGAGATTCCGCTGGGCGCCGGTGCACGCGAAATGGGCCTGCGCCCGTCGATCTTCGTCCAGGCCGGTGCACTGTTCGGGGTCACGCGCCCGCTGCCGACAAACAATTATCCGCAGGCGCGCAATGCCGATGGATCGCTGCGGTTCAACGCCGATGGGTCGCCCACGCTGCTGGGCCTGACGACCTATGTGAAGGACGACCAGGGTCGCCAGATCTACGAATTCACGACCGATACAGGTGCGGTGGGCTACACCACCTGCGCGGTCGGGTCCGCGGCGACGACGGGTGGTCCGTGCGTGGGCTCGCAGATCAACACGCCGTCGCTCAGCACCTCGACGCCCATCTTCGAACGCTTCGTCGGCGACTCGGCGCGCCCGCGCCTGTCGATCGGCATCGGCGTCAACTGGAACTCCCCGTTCGGTCCCCTCCGCATCGACCTTGCCAAGGCGCTGCTGAAGGAGCCGGGCGACGACACCAAGCTTCTCACCTTCAACGTAGGGACTCAGTTCTGA
- the rpmE gene encoding 50S ribosomal protein L31, translating to MKADTHPDYHMIKIQMTDGTVFETRSTWGKEGDTMQLDIDPLAHPAWTGGRGQVLDSGGQVARFNKRFGGLTLGKK from the coding sequence ATGAAGGCCGATACCCATCCCGATTACCACATGATCAAGATTCAGATGACCGACGGCACCGTCTTCGAGACCCGCTCGACCTGGGGCAAGGAAGGCGACACGATGCAGCTGGACATCGATCCGCTGGCGCATCCGGCCTGGACCGGTGGCCGTGGTCAGGTGCTCGATTCGGGCGGCCAGGTCGCACGCTTTAACAAGCGTTTCGGTGGCCTTACGCTCGGAAAGAAGTAA
- a CDS encoding 1-deoxy-D-xylulose-5-phosphate reductoisomerase, with product MKSVTILGATGSVGTSTLDLIERAPEDFRVVALTANCDVAKLAAAARRTRAEVAVVADESCLPDLRAALADTDTRAAGGAQAVAEAAGMGADWTMAAIVGCAGLKPVMAAIEQGRAVALANKEALVSAGDVMTAAVARTGATLLPVDSEHNAIFQCLEPANRDRVRRVILTASGGPFRERSLDEMRGITPAQAVAHPNWSMGAKISVDSATMMNKGLELIEARHLFALRPDQLDVLVHRQSVIHSLVEYVDGSLLAQLGPPDMRVPIAHALAWPDRMATPMAPLDLAAIGRLDFEAAEMVRFPALALARAALEAGGARPAILNAANEVAVAAFLAGKIGFLEIAAIVADTLGSYDPGAPDSLDLVLDVDAGARRVAGDRVMAKAA from the coding sequence ATGAAGAGCGTCACGATCCTCGGGGCGACCGGATCGGTCGGCACCTCGACGCTCGACCTGATCGAGCGCGCGCCCGAGGATTTCCGCGTCGTCGCGCTGACCGCGAATTGCGACGTTGCCAAGCTTGCCGCCGCCGCCCGGCGCACCCGGGCCGAAGTGGCCGTGGTTGCGGACGAAAGCTGCCTTCCCGACCTTCGTGCCGCGCTTGCCGACACCGATACGCGCGCGGCCGGCGGTGCGCAGGCGGTCGCCGAAGCCGCTGGGATGGGCGCCGACTGGACGATGGCAGCGATCGTCGGCTGTGCGGGACTGAAGCCCGTGATGGCGGCGATCGAGCAGGGTAGGGCAGTCGCGCTGGCCAACAAGGAGGCGCTCGTCTCGGCCGGTGACGTGATGACGGCGGCGGTCGCCCGCACCGGCGCGACGCTGCTGCCGGTCGATTCCGAACATAATGCGATCTTCCAGTGCCTGGAGCCCGCAAACCGAGACCGTGTCCGCCGCGTCATCCTGACCGCGAGCGGCGGCCCGTTTCGCGAACGCTCGCTCGATGAGATGCGTGGCATCACGCCGGCGCAGGCCGTCGCGCATCCGAATTGGTCGATGGGCGCGAAGATCTCTGTCGATTCGGCGACGATGATGAACAAGGGGCTCGAGCTGATCGAGGCCAGGCATCTGTTCGCGCTCCGGCCCGACCAGCTCGACGTGCTGGTCCACCGCCAGTCGGTCATTCACAGCCTGGTCGAATATGTCGACGGCTCGCTGCTCGCGCAGCTGGGGCCGCCCGACATGCGCGTGCCGATTGCGCATGCCCTCGCCTGGCCCGACCGGATGGCGACGCCGATGGCGCCGCTCGACCTCGCCGCCATCGGCAGGCTCGATTTCGAAGCGGCGGAGATGGTCCGCTTCCCCGCTCTCGCGCTGGCGCGTGCGGCGCTGGAGGCGGGCGGGGCGCGTCCGGCCATCCTGAATGCGGCGAACGAGGTCGCCGTGGCCGCTTTCCTGGCCGGCAAAATCGGCTTTCTTGAAATTGCCGCAATCGTGGCGGATACGCTTGGGTCATACGATCCGGGAGCGCCGGACAGCCTTGATCTCGTGCTGGACGTCGACGCGGGGGCGCGACGGGTCGCAGGGGATCGCGTGATGGCGAAAGCCGCTTAG
- a CDS encoding PilZ domain-containing protein, whose product MMTPNEPVLFNAEFEPAVSNDRRRTPRAPVSLDAKIGRGGLDRTLCKVTDLSIHGARIQTYSALKKGSLIWLTLPIIGPVVATVRWSDDFEAGCEFQEPIERDLFDTLVGK is encoded by the coding sequence ATGATGACGCCAAATGAGCCCGTCCTCTTCAACGCCGAATTTGAACCGGCCGTCTCGAACGACCGGCGCCGGACGCCCCGCGCCCCGGTATCACTCGATGCGAAGATCGGCCGCGGCGGCCTCGACCGGACGCTGTGCAAGGTCACCGACCTGTCGATCCATGGCGCCCGGATCCAGACCTATTCCGCGCTCAAAAAAGGCTCGCTGATCTGGCTGACGCTGCCGATCATCGGCCCTGTCGTCGCCACGGTTCGCTGGTCCGACGATTTCGAAGCCGGCTGCGAGTTTCAGGAACCGATCGAGCGCGATCTCTTCGATACACTTGTCGGCAAATGA
- a CDS encoding site-2 protease family protein gives MTEAPGFFLYVGAFLLLLGPLVFIHEFGHYIAGRWFGVKAEEFSIGFGREVAGFTDKRGTRWKFGWLPLGGYVKFAGDMNPASQPSAEWLQLPPSERAKTFQAKPLWQRAIIVAAGPFINLALAVLILGGFALAYGQSTTPPVVGVIQPGSAAAQAGLRPGDRIVEIGDKSVDRFDDLRMYAAMRPGETVTVDIVRDGRPVALPLTIGTLREGDRFGNTYKVGRIGIGPAAPIWSPVSLVQAPVVGVQRTGEILGMMVDTIGQIVTGRRSLQELGGPLKIAQVSGEQLTLGWPEFVSLMALISINLGFINLLPVPVLDGGHLMFYAVEAVRRRPVSPQAMEWAFRGGLAAILALMVLVTINDLGAFGLWRGIAGLIG, from the coding sequence GTGACAGAAGCTCCCGGATTTTTTCTCTACGTCGGTGCCTTTCTCCTGCTGCTCGGGCCGCTCGTGTTCATCCACGAATTCGGCCACTACATCGCCGGCCGCTGGTTCGGCGTGAAGGCGGAGGAGTTTTCGATCGGCTTTGGCCGCGAGGTCGCCGGGTTCACCGACAAACGCGGCACCCGCTGGAAGTTCGGTTGGCTGCCACTTGGCGGCTACGTCAAGTTCGCCGGCGACATGAACCCGGCGTCGCAGCCGTCGGCCGAATGGCTGCAACTGCCGCCTTCGGAACGCGCCAAAACCTTCCAGGCCAAGCCGCTCTGGCAGCGTGCGATCATCGTCGCGGCGGGGCCGTTCATCAATCTCGCGCTCGCCGTGCTGATCCTGGGCGGTTTCGCTCTCGCATACGGCCAGAGCACGACGCCGCCGGTCGTCGGCGTGATCCAGCCCGGCAGTGCGGCGGCGCAGGCCGGCCTGCGGCCGGGCGACCGGATTGTCGAGATCGGCGACAAGAGCGTCGACCGGTTCGACGACCTGCGCATGTATGCGGCGATGCGCCCGGGCGAGACGGTGACCGTGGACATCGTCCGCGACGGCCGCCCCGTGGCGCTCCCGTTGACGATCGGGACGCTGCGCGAGGGCGATCGGTTCGGCAACACCTACAAGGTTGGGCGAATCGGCATCGGTCCTGCCGCGCCGATATGGTCACCGGTGTCGCTGGTGCAGGCCCCGGTCGTGGGTGTTCAGCGCACGGGCGAGATCCTGGGGATGATGGTCGATACCATCGGTCAGATCGTGACCGGGCGACGGTCGCTGCAGGAACTGGGCGGGCCGCTCAAGATCGCGCAGGTCTCCGGCGAGCAGCTGACCCTCGGCTGGCCCGAATTCGTCTCGCTGATGGCGCTCATCTCGATTAATCTCGGATTCATCAACCTGTTGCCAGTTCCTGTTCTCGACGGGGGGCATTTGATGTTTTACGCGGTCGAGGCCGTTCGTCGTCGGCCGGTCAGCCCGCAAGCCATGGAATGGGCGTTCCGAGGCGGACTGGCAGCGATCCTGGCGTTGATGGTATTGGTGACCATCAACGATCTGGGGGCGTTCGGGCTGTGGCGGGGAATCGCCGGCTTGATCGGCTGA